Proteins encoded together in one Amblyomma americanum isolate KBUSLIRL-KWMA chromosome 1, ASM5285725v1, whole genome shotgun sequence window:
- the LOC144114861 gene encoding antimicrobial peptide microplusin-like, producing MNSRTLVGIMLVGLLGLASADHHEHHGSVCAMEADAQVALVGCIQEHLDEATATKLNTVKERLECDQLLCVFQKMCERNQGTLEHSGNEFFTDAEKEGFRNAISACRETVHHA from the exons ATGAATTCGAGAACCCTCGTTGGCATTATGCTGGTCGGCCTGCTCGGCCTGGCCTCTGCGGACCATCACGAGCACCACGGCTCCGTATGCG CCATGGAAGCCGATGCGCAGGTCGCACTTGTCGGATGCATCCAGGAGCACCTCGATGAAGCG ACTGCTACCAAGCTGAATACAGTCAAGGAACGCCTCGAATGCGATCAGCTTCTCTGCGTTTTCCAGAAAATGTGTGAGCGGAACCAGGGAACTCTG GAGCACTCTGGGAACGAATTTTTCACG GATGCCGAGAAGGAGGGCTTCCGCAACGCCATCTCTGCCTGCCGCGAGACCGTCCACCACGCCTAA